In Gulosibacter molinativorax, a single window of DNA contains:
- the infA gene encoding translation initiation factor IF-1: MAKKDGVIEIEGTVVEALPNAMFRVELSNGHKVLARISGKMRQHYIRILPEDRVIVELSPYDLTRGRIVYRYK, encoded by the coding sequence ATGGCCAAGAAAGACGGCGTCATTGAGATCGAGGGGACAGTGGTCGAGGCATTGCCTAACGCAATGTTTCGCGTCGAACTCTCGAACGGACACAAGGTGCTCGCGCGCATCTCGGGCAAAATGCGGCAGCACTACATCCGCATTCTCCCGGAAGACCGAGTGATTGTAGAGCTCAGCCCCTACGACCTTACGCGCGGCCGAATCGTCTACCGCTACAAGTAA
- the nadC gene encoding carboxylating nicotinate-nucleotide diphosphorylase, translated as MLTPHEITRVVAIALEEDAPWGDLTALSLIPEGAQASAELGAREPGVFSGGAVFAEAFRQADPRIQVTLETQDGHHFNQGDRLATIHGPARGVLTGERIALNFIQRMSGIATLTAQYVDRTKHTKARIVDTRKTTPGLRALERHAVRSGGGHNHRRNLSDAAMAKDNHLAILLNSGMNLTEVLRQARWRIPHTTHLEVEVDRLDQLDAVLAAQPDSIMLDNFSLDDLRAGVAKIAGRAVVEASGGVNFDTVKQIAETGVDVISVGALTHSARALDLGLDMRITS; from the coding sequence ATGCTGACCCCACACGAAATCACCCGCGTCGTCGCGATCGCTCTCGAAGAGGATGCGCCCTGGGGCGACCTCACCGCGTTGAGCCTCATCCCCGAGGGCGCGCAAGCGAGCGCCGAGCTCGGCGCCCGCGAGCCCGGCGTCTTCAGCGGCGGCGCCGTCTTCGCCGAGGCCTTCCGCCAGGCCGACCCGCGCATCCAGGTCACGCTCGAAACCCAAGACGGCCACCACTTCAACCAAGGCGACCGCCTCGCAACTATCCACGGCCCTGCCCGAGGCGTGCTGACCGGCGAGCGCATCGCACTCAACTTCATCCAGCGCATGTCGGGCATCGCGACGCTCACCGCGCAGTACGTCGACCGCACCAAACACACCAAGGCCCGCATCGTCGACACCCGCAAGACCACCCCGGGCCTCCGGGCCCTCGAGCGCCACGCGGTTCGCTCCGGCGGTGGCCACAATCACCGGCGCAACCTGTCGGATGCTGCGATGGCGAAGGACAATCACCTCGCCATCCTGCTGAACAGCGGCATGAACCTCACCGAGGTGCTCCGACAGGCCCGCTGGCGCATCCCGCACACCACCCACCTCGAGGTCGAGGTCGATCGTCTCGACCAGCTTGACGCGGTGCTTGCGGCCCAACCCGACTCGATCATGCTCGATAACTTCAGCCTCGACGATCTCCGCGCGGGCGTCGCGAAGATCGCGGGCCGCGCCGTCGTCGAGGCGAGCGGCGGAGTCAACTTCGACACGGTGAAACAGATCGCCGAAACCGGCGTCGACGTCATCTCGGTCGGCGCGCTGACCCACTCCGCCCGCGCGCTCGACCTCGGCCTCGACATGCGCATCACGAGCTAG
- the map gene encoding type I methionyl aminopeptidase, protein MASIYKTPDELRLMVPAGILTAQALDAVGEAIRPGISTLELDAIAEKVIRDGGGVPNFQLVDGYHHTVCASVNDAIVHGIPNDTPLKAGDVVSIDCGAMLNGWNGDSARTWIVPGEVEKQDAQGWLDEANRVSDATQASMWAGVAAMASARHLNDIGTAIENATNEQPGTLGILENYTGHGIGRNMHEEPTVFNYRVRRRGPVVKAGLAICIEPMLTGGSADTLVDDDDWTVRSADGSLAAHWEHTVIRHKDGIWVTTAEDGGAAGLAAHGVTPVAP, encoded by the coding sequence ATGGCCTCGATCTACAAAACCCCCGACGAACTTCGCCTCATGGTCCCCGCGGGGATCCTCACCGCACAGGCACTCGACGCAGTTGGCGAGGCCATTCGCCCCGGAATCTCGACCCTCGAACTTGACGCAATCGCCGAAAAGGTTATCCGCGACGGTGGGGGAGTCCCGAACTTCCAGCTCGTCGATGGATACCACCACACCGTGTGCGCGTCGGTGAACGACGCGATCGTGCACGGCATCCCGAACGACACCCCGCTCAAGGCGGGCGACGTCGTGTCGATCGACTGCGGCGCGATGCTGAACGGTTGGAACGGCGACTCGGCTCGTACCTGGATTGTTCCGGGCGAGGTTGAGAAACAGGATGCGCAGGGCTGGCTTGACGAGGCGAATCGTGTCTCGGATGCGACCCAAGCGTCGATGTGGGCAGGGGTCGCGGCGATGGCCTCGGCTCGCCACCTCAACGACATTGGTACCGCGATCGAGAACGCGACGAACGAGCAGCCGGGGACCCTCGGCATCCTCGAGAACTATACGGGCCACGGCATCGGACGGAACATGCACGAGGAACCGACGGTGTTCAACTACCGCGTTCGTCGTCGCGGGCCGGTCGTAAAGGCGGGCCTTGCGATCTGCATCGAGCCGATGCTGACCGGTGGTAGCGCGGACACGCTCGTTGACGATGATGACTGGACCGTGCGCAGCGCCGATGGCTCGCTCGCCGCGCACTGGGAGCACACCGTGATTCGTCACAAGGATGGCATCTGGGTGACGACTGCCGAAGATGGCGGCGCGGCAGGCCTCGCGGCGCACGGTGTCACACCCGTCGCTCCTTAA
- the rpmJ gene encoding 50S ribosomal protein L36 has protein sequence MKVKPSVKKICDNCRVIRRHGRVMVICSNPRHKQRQG, from the coding sequence ATGAAGGTCAAGCCCTCCGTGAAGAAGATCTGTGACAACTGCCGTGTGATTCGTCGCCACGGTCGCGTCATGGTGATCTGCTCGAACCCGCGCCACAAGCAGCGCCAGGGTTAA
- the rpsK gene encoding 30S ribosomal protein S11 encodes MATPKTARKTRRKQSKNVAVGQAHIKSTFNNTIISITDTTGAVISWASSGGVGYKGSRKSTPFAAQLAAEAAARQAQEHGMKKVDVFVKGPGSGRETAIRSLQAAGLEVGQINDVTPQAHNGCRPPKRRRV; translated from the coding sequence TTGGCTACCCCAAAGACTGCGCGTAAGACGCGTCGTAAGCAGAGCAAGAACGTTGCCGTTGGTCAGGCGCACATCAAGTCGACCTTCAACAACACCATCATTTCGATCACCGACACCACGGGTGCTGTCATCAGCTGGGCATCCTCGGGTGGCGTTGGCTACAAGGGTTCGCGTAAGTCGACTCCGTTCGCCGCACAGCTCGCCGCAGAGGCAGCTGCTCGCCAGGCGCAGGAGCACGGCATGAAGAAGGTTGACGTCTTCGTGAAGGGCCCGGGTTCGGGTCGTGAAACCGCGATCCGTTCGCTCCAGGCTGCTGGCCTCGAGGTCGGACAGATCAACGACGTCACCCCGCAGGCGCACAACGGTTGCCGCCCGCCGAAGCGCCGCCGCGTCTAA
- the truA gene encoding tRNA pseudouridine(38-40) synthase TruA, translating into MDQIATVRIRLDIAYDGTAFSGWATQPELRTVQGTLEDALRIIYRDLPESGPLLTVAGRTDAGVHATGQVAHLDLPESAWEATARGNRDDGPADALMRRLAGVLGPESDVVVTRVTEAPEGFDARFSAIWRSYEYRIADSTIAPNPLERHRTTLVRRELDLDDMNRAAEVLIGLHDFAGFCKPRPHATTIRTLQEFHWSRDEAGVFIAQVRADAFCHSMVRSLVGMCAAVGQGRLKLSRVPALLELQDRSNEFTVLAAKGLTLTAVGYPQEAELAARQTQTRAKRTAPPHLKLVE; encoded by the coding sequence ATGGACCAAATCGCCACGGTGCGCATCCGCCTCGACATCGCGTATGACGGCACGGCCTTCAGCGGCTGGGCGACACAGCCCGAGCTGCGCACTGTGCAGGGCACCCTCGAGGATGCGCTGCGGATCATCTACCGCGATCTGCCGGAGTCCGGCCCGCTGCTCACGGTCGCGGGGCGAACGGACGCGGGGGTTCACGCCACCGGACAGGTCGCGCACCTCGATCTGCCGGAGTCCGCTTGGGAAGCGACGGCGCGCGGCAACCGCGACGACGGCCCGGCCGATGCACTGATGCGCAGGCTCGCGGGGGTGCTCGGTCCCGAGTCGGATGTTGTGGTCACCCGCGTGACCGAGGCGCCGGAGGGTTTCGACGCGCGGTTCTCCGCAATTTGGCGCTCGTACGAATACCGCATCGCCGACAGCACGATCGCGCCCAACCCGCTCGAGAGGCACCGCACGACGCTGGTGCGCCGCGAGCTCGACCTCGACGACATGAATCGCGCCGCCGAGGTACTCATCGGCCTCCACGACTTCGCGGGCTTCTGCAAGCCCCGCCCGCACGCCACGACGATCCGCACGCTGCAGGAGTTTCATTGGTCGCGCGACGAGGCTGGCGTGTTCATCGCGCAGGTGCGGGCGGATGCGTTTTGTCACTCGATGGTGCGCTCGCTCGTGGGGATGTGCGCGGCGGTGGGGCAGGGGAGACTCAAGCTCTCGCGGGTCCCGGCGCTGCTTGAGCTGCAGGACCGCTCGAACGAGTTCACGGTGCTCGCGGCGAAGGGCCTGACGCTCACCGCGGTGGGCTACCCGCAGGAGGCCGAGCTCGCGGCCCGTCAAACCCAAACCCGCGCGAAGCGCACGGCGCCACCCCACCTCAAGCTCGTTGAGTAG
- the rplQ gene encoding 50S ribosomal protein L17: MPKPNKGPRLGSGPSHERLLLGNLAAQLFTHKRIQTTETKAKRLQPVAERLVTHAKKGDLAARRRVLQVITDRGVVHELFTEIAPLVAERPGGYTRIIKTGYRKGDNAPMAVIELVLEPVQFKNKAASAEAPAASEAPADEAPVVEESAETADVEVTEADEAAVEAAEASADEAAAAEEAAEADSDAPAEEAAAEEETK, translated from the coding sequence ATGCCTAAGCCCAACAAGGGACCGCGCCTCGGAAGCGGCCCGTCTCACGAGCGTCTCCTGCTTGGCAACCTCGCTGCGCAGCTGTTCACGCACAAGCGCATCCAGACCACCGAGACCAAGGCTAAGCGCCTGCAGCCGGTGGCCGAGCGCCTCGTGACCCACGCGAAGAAGGGTGACCTCGCTGCACGCCGTCGCGTGCTCCAGGTCATCACCGACCGTGGTGTCGTGCACGAGCTGTTCACCGAGATCGCTCCGCTGGTTGCAGAGCGTCCGGGTGGCTACACGCGCATCATCAAGACTGGTTACCGCAAGGGCGACAACGCTCCGATGGCCGTGATTGAGCTCGTGCTCGAGCCCGTTCAGTTCAAGAACAAGGCTGCTTCGGCTGAGGCCCCGGCCGCTTCGGAAGCTCCTGCTGATGAGGCTCCGGTTGTCGAGGAGTCGGCTGAGACCGCAGACGTCGAGGTCACCGAGGCTGACGAGGCCGCCGTCGAGGCTGCTGAGGCTTCGGCTGACGAGGCTGCTGCTGCTGAGGAGGCCGCTGAGGCTGACTCTGACGCTCCGGCTGAGGAAGCTGCTGCTGAGGAAGAGACCAAGTAG
- a CDS encoding DNA-directed RNA polymerase subunit alpha: MLIAQRPTLTEENVSEYRSRFVIEPLEPGFGYTLGNSLRRTLLSSIPGAAVTSIRLDNVQHEFTTIPGVKEDVTEIILNVKRLVVSSEHDEPITAYLRKTGAGEVTAADISAPAGVEIHNPSLVIATLNDDAKFELELTIERGRGYVSAQQNRNEYSDTGQIPVDSIYSPVLKVTYRVEATRAGERTDFDRLIVDVETKQSMAPRDAIASAGTTLVELFSLARELNVEAEGIEIGPAPVEQVISDELSMSINDLDLSVRSYNCLMREGVTTVSQLVALSESQLLNIRNFGQKSVDEVRDKLASLGLTLKDSVPGFEGTHFYGAGEDSGEYI; encoded by the coding sequence GTGCTCATTGCACAGCGCCCCACACTCACCGAGGAGAACGTATCCGAGTACCGCTCACGGTTCGTTATCGAGCCGCTTGAGCCGGGTTTCGGTTACACGCTCGGAAATTCGCTGCGTCGTACGCTGCTTAGCTCCATTCCTGGTGCCGCAGTCACGAGCATTCGCCTCGACAATGTTCAGCACGAATTCACCACCATCCCGGGTGTGAAGGAAGACGTGACGGAGATCATCCTGAACGTCAAGCGTCTTGTCGTCTCGAGTGAGCACGACGAGCCCATCACCGCGTACCTCCGTAAGACGGGTGCCGGTGAAGTTACCGCAGCGGACATCTCGGCTCCCGCCGGTGTTGAGATCCACAACCCCTCGCTGGTAATCGCAACGCTTAACGACGACGCAAAGTTCGAGCTCGAGCTCACCATTGAGCGCGGCCGCGGCTACGTGTCGGCACAGCAGAACCGTAACGAGTACTCGGACACCGGTCAGATTCCGGTTGACTCGATCTACTCGCCGGTTCTCAAGGTGACCTACCGCGTTGAGGCAACCCGTGCGGGTGAGCGCACCGACTTCGACCGTCTCATCGTTGACGTTGAGACCAAGCAGTCGATGGCTCCCCGTGACGCGATCGCCTCAGCAGGTACCACCCTCGTTGAGCTGTTCAGCCTCGCGCGTGAACTCAACGTCGAAGCAGAAGGTATCGAAATTGGCCCGGCCCCGGTCGAGCAGGTCATCAGCGATGAGCTCTCCATGAGCATCAACGACCTTGACCTTTCGGTGCGCTCCTACAACTGCCTCATGCGTGAGGGTGTAACGACTGTTTCGCAGCTCGTTGCGCTGAGCGAGAGCCAGCTTCTGAACATCCGCAACTTCGGCCAGAAGTCGGTTGACGAGGTCCGCGACAAGCTCGCATCCCTCGGTCTGACCCTCAAGGACAGCGTTCCGGGCTTCGAAGGCACCCACTTCTATGGTGCTGGCGAAGACAGCGGCGAATACATCTAA
- the rpsM gene encoding 30S ribosomal protein S13, whose amino-acid sequence MARLAGVDLPREKRTEIALTYIYGIGRTRALKTLEVTGIDGNIRVKDLTDEQLVALRDHIEGTYQVEGDLRREVAADIRRKVEIGSYQGIRHRRGLPVHGQRTKTNARSRKGPKRTVAGKKKAK is encoded by the coding sequence ATGGCACGTCTAGCAGGCGTTGACCTCCCCCGCGAAAAGCGGACCGAGATCGCTCTTACTTACATCTACGGCATCGGCCGTACTCGTGCGCTCAAGACGCTCGAAGTTACCGGCATTGACGGCAACATCCGCGTGAAGGACCTCACCGACGAACAGCTCGTGGCGCTTCGCGACCACATCGAGGGTACGTATCAGGTCGAGGGTGACCTCCGCCGTGAGGTTGCCGCCGACATTCGCCGCAAGGTCGAAATCGGTAGCTACCAGGGCATCCGCCACCGCCGTGGCCTTCCGGTTCACGGCCAGCGCACCAAGACCAACGCGCGTTCGCGCAAGGGTCCGAAGCGTACCGTCGCCGGCAAGAAGAAGGCGAAGTAA
- the nadA gene encoding quinolinate synthase NadA, with protein sequence MSHTATTENKASVAQNIGRIARKQSNQSACGTDLAEPTWDFDRIPGYGPGASARDIIPLNAPTQGTLPAEYREASDEELHQRIQAAKDTLQDKLVILGHFYQRDEVVQLADYVGDSFQLAKAALAHPDAEAIVFCGVHFMAETADMLSNPNQHVILPNLAAGCSMADMANIDQVEDAWEQLVEIYGDEADAEGRVPLVPVTYMNSSAAIKAFCGRNGGIVCTSSNASTVLEWAFERGQRVIFFPDQHLGRNTAKAMGISLEDMPLWRPNLPLGGNTEDALERAKVILWNGFCSVHKRFTVKQIEQAREQYPDVRVIVHPECPMDVVDAADESGSTDYIRKAVEAAPAGSTIAIGTEINLVQRLAAEYPQHTIFCLDDVVCPCSTMYRIHPGYLAWVLEGLVAGEVRNRISVDAAVAEPARVALERMLAALPAVRS encoded by the coding sequence ATGTCTCACACCGCAACCACCGAAAACAAGGCGTCCGTCGCCCAGAACATCGGTCGCATCGCCCGCAAACAGAGCAACCAGTCGGCCTGCGGCACCGACCTCGCCGAGCCCACCTGGGACTTCGACCGCATCCCCGGATATGGGCCCGGCGCATCCGCCCGCGACATCATCCCGCTGAACGCGCCAACGCAGGGAACCCTGCCCGCCGAATACCGCGAGGCATCCGACGAGGAGCTGCACCAGCGCATCCAAGCCGCCAAAGACACGCTCCAAGACAAGCTCGTGATTCTCGGCCACTTCTACCAGCGCGACGAGGTCGTGCAGCTCGCCGATTACGTGGGCGACTCGTTCCAGCTTGCGAAGGCGGCCCTCGCGCATCCTGATGCCGAGGCGATCGTGTTCTGCGGTGTGCACTTCATGGCCGAGACGGCCGACATGCTCTCGAACCCGAACCAGCACGTCATCCTGCCGAACCTCGCGGCGGGCTGCTCGATGGCCGACATGGCGAACATCGATCAGGTCGAGGATGCGTGGGAGCAGCTCGTCGAGATCTACGGCGACGAGGCGGATGCGGAGGGTCGAGTGCCGCTCGTGCCGGTCACCTACATGAATTCCTCGGCGGCGATCAAGGCGTTCTGCGGGCGCAACGGCGGCATCGTGTGTACGTCGTCGAATGCGTCGACGGTGCTCGAGTGGGCGTTCGAGCGCGGGCAGCGGGTGATCTTCTTCCCGGACCAGCACCTCGGCCGCAATACCGCGAAGGCGATGGGCATCAGCCTCGAGGACATGCCGCTGTGGCGCCCAAACCTGCCGCTCGGTGGCAACACCGAGGATGCGCTCGAGAGGGCGAAAGTGATTCTCTGGAACGGCTTCTGCTCGGTGCACAAGCGCTTCACCGTGAAGCAGATCGAGCAGGCCCGCGAGCAGTACCCCGACGTGCGCGTGATCGTGCACCCCGAGTGTCCGATGGATGTGGTGGATGCGGCCGACGAGTCGGGCTCGACCGACTACATCCGCAAGGCGGTCGAGGCGGCGCCGGCTGGGTCGACGATCGCGATCGGCACCGAGATCAACCTCGTGCAACGGCTCGCGGCCGAATACCCGCAGCACACGATCTTCTGCCTCGACGACGTGGTTTGCCCCTGCTCGACGATGTACCGCATCCACCCGGGCTACCTCGCGTGGGTGCTCGAGGGGCTCGTCGCGGGCGAAGTGCGCAACCGGATTTCGGTGGATGCGGCGGTCGCAGAACCAGCGCGCGTCGCGCTCGAGCGGATGCTCGCGGCGCTTCCGGCGGTGCGGTCGTGA
- a CDS encoding cysteine desulfurase family protein, which yields MTTTGHDTSSHAPLTEHPRTSPRKSAAPETLRYLDNAATTQVRPEALDALTHCYATVFGNPSSHHEVGERAKAVLEDARERVARILGARPGDVIFTSGGTEANNLAIKGIALGNPKARHVVTTRIEHDSVLESVAYLERMHGYDATYLGVDAQGRVDPAEVAASIRDDTAFVSIGLANNEIGTVQPIAEIAGAIKGLNRPRTLPGRAWLHTDAVQATGWLPLEFKQLGVDALTIAGHKVGAPRGIGVAVIRGRIPLEPILHGGGQERARRSGTEHVAGAIALAVALELAEAERMQAAVEAEAQLGRLVTEVRQRIPTARLTGPEPTALAASTASDPKPDVERAETPASARTRLPNLASFVFPGTSGEAVLLELARRGVIASSGSACAAGSDEPSHVLTALGIDRETAQTSVRFTLPHDGTGFEGVAGELELAIRALQEIGTSST from the coding sequence ATGACGACGACCGGGCACGACACTTCCTCGCACGCGCCTCTAACCGAACACCCTCGCACCAGCCCGCGGAAATCGGCCGCACCCGAAACCCTCCGCTACCTCGACAACGCCGCGACGACCCAGGTCCGTCCCGAGGCCCTCGACGCGCTCACCCACTGCTACGCCACGGTCTTCGGCAATCCCTCGAGCCACCACGAGGTCGGAGAGCGGGCCAAGGCCGTGCTCGAGGATGCGCGGGAACGCGTGGCGCGCATCCTCGGTGCCCGGCCGGGCGACGTGATTTTCACCTCGGGCGGCACCGAAGCGAACAACCTCGCGATTAAGGGCATCGCGCTCGGCAACCCGAAGGCGCGGCACGTCGTCACGACGCGGATCGAGCACGATTCGGTGCTCGAGTCGGTCGCGTACCTCGAGCGGATGCACGGCTACGACGCGACGTACCTCGGGGTGGATGCGCAGGGTCGCGTCGATCCCGCAGAGGTCGCCGCGAGCATCCGGGACGACACGGCGTTCGTGTCGATCGGCCTGGCGAACAACGAGATCGGCACGGTGCAGCCGATCGCGGAAATCGCGGGAGCCATCAAGGGGTTGAATCGGCCGCGCACGCTCCCGGGTCGCGCGTGGCTACACACGGATGCGGTGCAGGCGACGGGTTGGCTGCCGCTCGAATTCAAGCAGCTCGGCGTCGACGCCCTCACGATCGCGGGCCACAAGGTGGGCGCGCCGCGCGGCATTGGCGTCGCGGTGATCCGTGGCCGCATCCCGCTCGAACCGATCCTGCACGGCGGGGGACAAGAGCGCGCTCGCCGCTCCGGCACCGAACACGTCGCGGGCGCGATCGCGCTCGCGGTCGCCCTCGAGCTGGCCGAGGCAGAACGGATGCAGGCGGCAGTCGAAGCCGAAGCCCAACTCGGCCGCTTGGTCACGGAGGTGCGGCAGCGCATCCCGACCGCAAGGCTCACCGGCCCGGAGCCGACGGCGCTCGCGGCGTCGACGGCCAGCGATCCGAAACCCGATGTCGAACGAGCCGAGACCCCAGCGTCAGCGAGGACAAGGCTCCCGAATCTCGCGAGCTTCGTGTTCCCGGGCACAAGCGGCGAGGCGGTGCTGCTCGAACTCGCGCGCCGCGGCGTGATCGCATCCTCGGGCTCGGCGTGCGCCGCGGGCAGCGACGAGCCCTCGCACGTGCTCACCGCCCTCGGCATTGACCGCGAGACCGCGCAGACCTCGGTGCGGTTCACGCTTCCGCATGACGGCACCGGATTCGAGGGCGTCGCAGGGGAACTCGAACTCGCGATTCGAGCACTGCAAGAAATAGGCACCTCGTCGACCTAA
- a CDS encoding NUDIX hydrolase — translation MTQSSVALGNDNGNGNVIRLAVSTVIFALRPAKHPSKKWDIVMPVVLRTRDPHEGKWALPGGWLREDEGLAAAASRTLAETTGLHPAYLEQLYAFGAVDRSPTRVVSVLYWALLRADAVQQRATPENVEWFSVDGLWGLAFDHDEIVQYALWRLQNKLDYSGIAQGFLPELFTLSDLREVHEAVLNKPLDPANFRRQVEGSGEIVPTDQFRKGSHRPARLYRTNSEVALASHGPLKPDTQ, via the coding sequence ATGACTCAAAGTAGTGTCGCGCTCGGCAACGACAACGGCAACGGCAACGTCATCCGCCTCGCGGTGTCGACAGTGATCTTCGCGCTGCGTCCGGCGAAACATCCCTCAAAGAAGTGGGACATTGTGATGCCTGTCGTTCTGCGAACCCGCGATCCACACGAGGGCAAGTGGGCGCTGCCGGGAGGCTGGCTCCGCGAGGATGAGGGGCTCGCCGCCGCAGCGAGCCGCACCCTCGCCGAAACCACGGGCCTGCATCCTGCGTATCTCGAGCAGCTCTACGCCTTCGGGGCGGTCGATCGCTCGCCGACGCGCGTCGTGTCGGTTTTGTATTGGGCACTCCTTCGGGCGGATGCTGTGCAGCAGCGCGCGACGCCCGAAAACGTCGAATGGTTCTCGGTGGATGGCCTTTGGGGCCTAGCCTTCGATCACGATGAGATCGTGCAGTACGCGCTCTGGCGGCTGCAGAACAAGCTCGACTACAGCGGAATCGCGCAGGGATTCCTGCCGGAATTGTTCACGCTGTCCGATCTGCGCGAAGTGCACGAGGCCGTGCTGAACAAGCCGCTCGACCCCGCGAACTTCCGCCGCCAGGTCGAGGGCTCGGGGGAGATCGTGCCGACGGACCAGTTCCGCAAAGGCAGCCATCGCCCCGCACGGCTGTATCGCACAAATTCCGAGGTTGCCCTTGCGAGCCACGGACCGCTGAAGCCGGACACGCAATGA
- a CDS encoding L-aspartate oxidase, with protein MTRTVLVVGSGIAGLTAARHAREAGHDVLLVTKRRLEDGCTVRAQGGIGGTVFPDDSVASHVHDTLVAGAGHCDPEAVQVLCESGAESIHELAREGVQFDTDEFGQWCRGLEGAHSIARIVHAGGDATGARIHEALVTAARRAGVRFLEHRMLRELIVRDGRAVGARFSKLVPIAEPVEVQDVFAEPVEVLALEADAVILATGGYGGLYPFTTNPDSATGDGIVIAARAGAELADLEFMQFHPTVLAVGEPFLISEAVRGEGATLVDETGYRFMLDIDPRAELAPRDIVARAIAAQGMPGSPGAGESPSRSQSSREAAYRGVPLDTACGLLEERSPISREAAYRGAEGSGRGAFLDATQLGRDFLASRFPTIDAALKARGLDWSREPIPVQPAAHFAMGGISTDLWGKTTVPGLYAVGEVARTGVHGANRLASNSLLEGAVFGARVALAIGMDANPSSSSSRAAAYRDVPLDTACGLLGDRRSPLDTACGLLGDRDGRLAERGAEEPNEPFSRAALQQLMWRNAGLIRTAEGLGEAEQRIHHWQTTANPQDPEDQNLLELAALVTQAALQRTESKGAHFRADATTANTTLAPTH; from the coding sequence ATGACCCGAACAGTCCTCGTTGTAGGCAGCGGCATCGCCGGCCTCACCGCAGCGCGGCACGCGCGCGAGGCGGGCCACGACGTCCTCCTCGTCACCAAGCGCCGCCTCGAAGACGGCTGCACCGTGCGCGCGCAGGGCGGGATCGGGGGCACGGTGTTCCCGGATGATTCGGTCGCCTCCCATGTCCACGACACCTTGGTCGCCGGCGCCGGACACTGCGACCCCGAGGCCGTGCAGGTGCTGTGCGAGTCGGGCGCGGAGAGCATCCACGAGCTCGCTCGCGAGGGCGTCCAGTTCGACACCGACGAGTTTGGTCAGTGGTGCCGCGGGCTCGAGGGCGCGCACTCGATCGCGCGCATCGTGCACGCGGGCGGCGACGCGACGGGCGCACGAATCCACGAGGCGCTGGTCACCGCCGCTCGGCGCGCGGGCGTTCGCTTCCTCGAGCACAGGATGCTCCGGGAACTGATCGTGCGCGACGGTCGCGCCGTCGGCGCCCGCTTTTCGAAGCTCGTCCCGATCGCCGAGCCCGTCGAAGTGCAGGATGTGTTCGCCGAGCCCGTCGAGGTGCTCGCACTCGAAGCCGACGCCGTCATCCTCGCCACAGGAGGCTACGGCGGCCTGTACCCGTTCACGACCAACCCAGACTCTGCAACTGGCGACGGCATTGTCATCGCCGCTCGAGCTGGTGCGGAGCTTGCCGATCTCGAGTTCATGCAATTCCACCCGACGGTCCTCGCTGTCGGGGAGCCGTTCCTGATTTCGGAGGCGGTTCGCGGCGAGGGCGCGACTCTCGTCGACGAGACGGGCTACCGATTCATGCTCGACATCGATCCGCGCGCGGAACTCGCCCCGCGAGACATCGTCGCTCGAGCGATCGCGGCCCAGGGAATGCCCGGCTCGCCGGGTGCAGGCGAGTCACCCTCACGCTCACAGAGCAGCCGCGAAGCGGCGTATCGAGGTGTGCCTCTGGATACGGCCTGCGGCCTACTCGAGGAACGATCGCCGATTAGCCGCGAAGCGGCGTATCGAGGCGCCGAAGGCAGCGGTCGAGGCGCCTTCCTCGACGCCACCCAGCTCGGGCGTGACTTTCTCGCATCCCGTTTCCCGACGATTGATGCTGCACTCAAAGCGCGCGGACTCGATTGGTCCCGCGAACCGATCCCCGTGCAGCCAGCGGCACACTTCGCGATGGGCGGCATCAGCACCGATCTGTGGGGCAAAACCACGGTTCCGGGGCTGTACGCCGTCGGCGAGGTCGCCCGCACCGGCGTGCACGGCGCGAATCGACTCGCGTCGAATTCGCTGCTCGAAGGTGCGGTCTTCGGAGCGCGAGTCGCGCTGGCCATCGGCATGGATGCGAACCCCAGCTCGTCGAGTAGCCGCGCAGCGGCGTATCGAGATGTGCCCCTCGATACGGCCTGCGGCCTACTCGGGGATCGTCGCTCGCCTCTCGATACGGCCTGCGGCCTACTCGGGGATCGGGATGGCCGACTCGCGGAACGCGGTGCCGAGGAGCCAAACGAGCCATTCTCCCGCGCGGCGCTGCAGCAACTCATGTGGCGCAACGCCGGCCTGATCCGAACGGCCGAGGGGCTCGGCGAAGCCGAGCAGCGCATCCACCACTGGCAGACCACCGCAAACCCGCAAGACCCCGAAGACCAGAACCTCCTCGAACTCGCCGCCCTCGTTACGCAAGCGGCGCTCCAACGAACCGAATCCAAGGGCGCCCACTTCCGCGCCGACGCAACGACCGCCAACACGACGCTCGCACCAACGCACTAG